One window of Brevibacterium pigmentatum genomic DNA carries:
- a CDS encoding GAF domain-containing protein, whose amino-acid sequence MYVNSLAKAPPILQFFVSSTWVVVALIVLGLSAVFSLTSNLLQKWQLRRASQRARKHFAEHLMPAIKAIEDVTGSQSKEHARSLKDRTIDFLKDTIDAEATRACFYDLDFIEGESADEDSDTSDSLDAEPRRVLTWDGQYRGRTDAPKHKQYVEDDDDPVSKANFEALDSGEPRLVSNTRKSDPAVERNDNYETFLNTPVASDGQPIGLLTIDASRRGTINPDDVAVARVGSLILGIAITRLKRKNTRERGPHRTR is encoded by the coding sequence ATGTATGTCAACAGCCTGGCGAAGGCGCCTCCGATTCTCCAGTTCTTCGTGAGTTCGACATGGGTAGTTGTCGCACTTATTGTGCTGGGCCTGAGTGCAGTCTTTTCCCTGACTTCAAACCTCCTTCAGAAGTGGCAACTCCGGCGGGCGTCCCAGCGTGCTCGCAAACATTTCGCCGAGCACCTAATGCCAGCCATTAAAGCGATCGAGGACGTGACAGGATCTCAATCCAAGGAACACGCCCGTAGCCTGAAAGACCGCACCATTGACTTTCTCAAAGACACCATCGACGCCGAAGCTACGCGTGCGTGCTTCTATGATCTCGACTTCATTGAGGGAGAATCCGCAGACGAAGATTCAGACACCAGCGACTCACTTGATGCAGAGCCCAGGCGCGTTCTAACTTGGGACGGCCAGTACAGAGGCAGAACAGATGCGCCCAAGCATAAGCAGTACGTCGAGGATGACGATGACCCAGTGTCCAAGGCCAATTTCGAGGCCCTGGATTCTGGTGAACCTCGACTAGTCTCGAACACGCGAAAGAGTGATCCCGCCGTTGAACGCAATGATAATTATGAGACGTTCTTGAATACTCCTGTCGCTAGCGATGGACAGCCAATCGGCTTATTGACCATCGATGCTTCTCGGCGGGGCACTATCAATCCAGACGATGTTGCAGTAGCTCGTGTCGGTTCTCTGATCTTAGGTATCGCGATAACCCGCCTGAAACGGAAGAACACGAGGGAACGCGGGCCGCACAGGACACGCTAA
- a CDS encoding helix-turn-helix transcriptional regulator, with the protein MELRDRKKLARLMIVQGVSQRELARAAGWKSHSYVARLIKGEAKTLETTPALRIAHFLQVGVEDLFLTRVGKSAGQSDQTSGHSKKEVA; encoded by the coding sequence ATGGAGCTTCGAGACCGCAAGAAGCTGGCTCGACTCATGATCGTCCAGGGCGTTTCCCAGCGCGAGCTCGCAAGAGCTGCCGGCTGGAAATCACACAGCTACGTGGCTCGACTCATCAAGGGCGAGGCGAAGACGCTTGAGACAACCCCGGCACTGCGCATCGCGCATTTTCTGCAGGTCGGGGTAGAGGATCTTTTTTTGACCCGAGTGGGCAAATCAGCGGGTCAATCGGATCAGACATCGGGACACTCGAAGAAGGAAGTCGCGTGA